One Lysobacter enzymogenes DNA segment encodes these proteins:
- a CDS encoding glycosyltransferase family 87 protein, which translates to MNANTATPSTKLSAERALAAALALGLVWPMLATVVAGVGLGARAGGLPFALSLALAALPLALLWHPLARRLPAQWDGRRRGHGLAFALLALAALLAIARLLGVALYMADASQSQFSAFWFDPFYIGHSCYSAYWQAAELAREGAANLYDVALYTGSVDHFKLDEFMYLPQFVLLPELGLLLGGDFYSLRAAWFGVEAAIVLAGLWALAAYIGQGAGRRAWLLMPLVMVSSPIVVTLQVGNFQLAAISLSVLAMIQFERGRNVAGGAMLGFAIFKLFPGLLGIYLLATKRWRAAIWTFAFSVFYSLVALAWFGKAPFEAFLHYQAPRIASGDAWAFLEIPGLEWVSALNQSVPGAVLKAKALGLDGMTRAVMGTVSWVWTALAIALTLVAAARNASMTRLERAAVWVAVLGLATMRSPFLPDHSGLIAPMWLWSLIAAAALPSARNLALLALGWLACTAVMPVGGVELPELHARILLASAIQAVALGLCVWAVLRKPHALRAGAGHGKSSWSNDDSAAAAAAGKESFFLNTKVVSDAA; encoded by the coding sequence AATACTGCAACACCGTCCACGAAACTCTCGGCCGAGCGCGCGCTCGCCGCGGCGCTGGCGCTGGGCCTGGTCTGGCCGATGCTGGCCACCGTCGTCGCCGGCGTCGGCCTGGGCGCGCGCGCCGGCGGCCTGCCGTTCGCGCTGTCGCTGGCGTTGGCGGCGTTGCCGCTGGCGCTGCTGTGGCATCCGCTGGCGCGGCGCCTGCCGGCGCAGTGGGACGGCCGCCGCCGCGGCCACGGCCTGGCGTTCGCGCTGCTGGCGCTCGCCGCGCTGCTCGCCATCGCCCGCCTGCTCGGCGTCGCCTTGTACATGGCCGACGCCAGCCAGTCGCAGTTCTCCGCGTTCTGGTTCGATCCGTTCTACATCGGCCACAGCTGCTACTCGGCCTATTGGCAGGCGGCGGAACTGGCGCGCGAGGGCGCGGCCAATCTCTACGACGTGGCGCTGTACACCGGCTCGGTCGATCACTTCAAGCTCGACGAGTTCATGTACCTGCCGCAGTTCGTGCTGCTGCCGGAACTCGGCCTGCTGCTCGGCGGCGACTTCTACAGCCTGCGCGCGGCCTGGTTCGGCGTGGAGGCGGCGATCGTGCTGGCCGGGCTGTGGGCGCTGGCGGCCTACATCGGCCAGGGCGCGGGCCGCCGCGCCTGGCTGCTGATGCCGCTGGTGATGGTGTCCAGCCCGATCGTGGTGACTCTGCAGGTCGGCAATTTCCAGCTCGCCGCGATCTCGCTGTCGGTGCTGGCGATGATCCAGTTCGAACGCGGCCGCAACGTCGCCGGCGGGGCCATGCTCGGCTTCGCGATCTTCAAGCTGTTCCCGGGCCTGCTCGGCATCTACCTGCTGGCGACCAAGCGCTGGCGCGCGGCGATCTGGACCTTCGCGTTCTCGGTCTTCTACAGCCTGGTGGCGCTGGCCTGGTTCGGCAAGGCGCCGTTCGAGGCCTTCCTGCATTACCAGGCGCCGCGCATCGCCAGCGGCGACGCCTGGGCGTTCCTGGAAATCCCCGGGCTGGAGTGGGTCAGCGCGCTCAACCAGTCGGTGCCCGGCGCGGTGCTCAAGGCCAAGGCGCTGGGCCTGGACGGCATGACCCGCGCGGTGATGGGGACGGTGTCGTGGGTGTGGACCGCGTTGGCGATCGCGCTGACGCTGGTCGCGGCCGCGCGCAACGCCTCGATGACGCGGCTGGAACGCGCCGCGGTGTGGGTGGCGGTGCTGGGCCTGGCGACCATGCGCAGCCCGTTCCTGCCCGACCACAGCGGCCTGATCGCGCCGATGTGGCTGTGGAGCCTGATCGCCGCGGCCGCGCTGCCGTCGGCGCGCAACCTGGCCCTGCTGGCGCTGGGCTGGCTGGCGTGCACGGCGGTGATGCCGGTCGGCGGGGTGGAACTGCCGGAACTGCACGCGCGGATCCTGCTGGCCAGCGCGATCCAGGCGGTGGCGCTGGGGCTGTGCGTGTGGGCGGTGCTGCGCAAGCCGCACGCGCTGCGCGCAGGCGCGGGCCACGGCAAGAGTTCTTGGAGCAACGACGATTCGGCAGCCGCCGCGGCCGCCGGAAAGGAATCCTTTTTTCTCAATACGAAGGTGGTTAGCGATGCGGCGTAA
- a CDS encoding carbohydrate binding family 9 domain-containing protein, producing MRRKSLWLAMLGLLSASFCSHAQDVLDIPRTEHAPRLEDYIGKIPANAGAEVKDFRQNKPGDGVPSTLETRAYLSYDDHNLYVVFVCKDDPKQVRARIARRDAVFGDDGVQLMLDTYHDKQRAFVFTVNPYGAQMDSRYTEGPGYDFNFDTQWVSDGQITDDGYVTMMQIPFKSLRFERGSKQDWGIAVNRIVPRTNEFVYWPYITERKEGFVAQFATARIDDDLRPGRNIQVIPHMTYRDAQTLGVDSAGRPDMRGHRRSELGVDAKFVIKDSIAVDLTVNPDFGEVETDEPQVIVNERYEQNILEKRPFFLENSGIFTSPVSMFYSRRIVNPQYGARVSGRLGRWAVGGLLMDDEYAGATVGGDDAGKTGKIGIARVQRDIGQQSNLGVFLSDRSVGDQYNRVFSVDSRMKLNDSWSLNAQAAHSNSEEAEGYKRDGRLFFLQAIRGGRNFNFDGQYFDASKDFEAELAYLPRVDIRQLYQKSSYLKQFPEAPWLISMGPTLTAQYTVDQGNDVQDWSVEPGFVVNGLLQTKFEGNLIRNYETFAGKDFYMSGFTIGASTEWWRWLTAEAKITVRDKINYTPAAGLEPFMGDQRLAIIKLTISPFAQLRIDQSFIWDELRTQHSLAGQDSDSRVFSTTQSRTKIKYQFSRFWAAHVIFDYRALDSNQNLFAIPRGKKLVTDLLVSYSPNPGTAFYLGYTDQQENLRINENPNIVVPTRGLDMHTGKQLFMKFSYLFNF from the coding sequence ATGCGGCGTAAATCTCTGTGGTTGGCGATGCTGGGGCTGTTGAGCGCTTCGTTCTGCTCCCACGCTCAAGACGTTCTCGACATTCCGCGCACCGAGCATGCGCCGCGGCTCGAGGACTACATCGGCAAGATCCCCGCCAATGCGGGCGCGGAGGTCAAGGACTTCCGCCAGAACAAACCCGGCGACGGCGTGCCCTCGACCCTGGAGACCCGCGCCTACCTGTCGTACGACGACCACAACCTGTACGTGGTGTTCGTATGCAAGGACGATCCCAAGCAGGTGCGCGCGCGCATCGCCCGCCGCGACGCGGTGTTCGGCGACGACGGCGTGCAGCTGATGCTCGACACCTACCACGACAAGCAGCGCGCGTTCGTGTTCACGGTGAACCCCTACGGCGCGCAGATGGACAGCCGCTACACCGAAGGCCCGGGCTACGACTTCAACTTCGACACCCAGTGGGTCTCCGACGGCCAGATCACCGACGACGGCTACGTCACGATGATGCAGATCCCGTTCAAGAGCCTGCGCTTCGAACGCGGCTCCAAGCAGGACTGGGGCATCGCCGTCAACCGCATCGTCCCGCGCACCAACGAGTTCGTGTACTGGCCCTACATCACCGAGCGCAAGGAGGGCTTCGTCGCCCAGTTCGCCACCGCGCGCATCGACGACGACCTGCGTCCGGGCCGCAACATCCAGGTCATTCCGCACATGACCTACCGCGACGCGCAGACCCTGGGCGTCGACTCGGCCGGCCGCCCGGACATGCGCGGCCACCGCCGCAGCGAGCTCGGCGTGGACGCCAAGTTCGTGATCAAGGATTCGATCGCGGTCGACCTGACCGTCAATCCCGACTTCGGCGAGGTCGAGACCGACGAGCCGCAGGTCATCGTCAACGAGCGCTACGAGCAGAACATCCTGGAGAAGCGACCGTTCTTCCTGGAGAACAGCGGCATCTTCACCTCGCCGGTGTCGATGTTCTACTCGCGCCGCATCGTCAACCCGCAGTACGGCGCGCGCGTGTCCGGCCGGCTCGGCCGCTGGGCCGTCGGCGGCCTGCTGATGGACGACGAGTACGCCGGCGCGACCGTCGGCGGCGACGACGCCGGCAAGACCGGCAAGATCGGCATCGCCCGCGTCCAGCGCGACATCGGCCAGCAGTCCAACCTCGGCGTGTTCCTGTCCGACCGCAGCGTCGGCGACCAGTACAACCGCGTCTTCAGCGTCGATTCGCGCATGAAGCTCAACGACAGCTGGAGCCTCAACGCCCAGGCCGCGCACAGCAACTCCGAGGAAGCCGAAGGCTACAAGCGCGACGGCCGCCTGTTCTTCCTGCAGGCGATCCGCGGCGGCCGCAACTTCAACTTCGACGGCCAGTACTTCGACGCCAGCAAGGACTTCGAGGCCGAACTGGCCTACCTGCCGCGCGTGGACATCCGCCAGCTCTACCAGAAGTCGTCCTACCTCAAGCAGTTCCCCGAGGCGCCGTGGCTGATCAGCATGGGCCCGACCCTGACGGCGCAGTACACCGTCGACCAGGGCAACGACGTGCAGGACTGGAGCGTCGAGCCGGGCTTCGTGGTCAACGGCCTGCTGCAGACCAAGTTCGAAGGCAACCTGATCCGCAACTACGAGACCTTCGCCGGCAAGGACTTCTACATGAGCGGCTTCACCATCGGCGCCAGCACCGAGTGGTGGAGGTGGCTGACCGCCGAAGCGAAGATCACCGTGCGCGACAAGATCAACTACACGCCTGCGGCCGGGCTGGAGCCGTTCATGGGCGACCAGCGCCTGGCGATCATCAAACTGACCATCAGCCCGTTCGCGCAGCTGCGCATCGACCAGTCCTTCATCTGGGACGAACTGCGCACCCAGCATTCGCTGGCCGGCCAGGATTCGGATTCGCGGGTATTCAGCACCACCCAGTCGCGCACCAAGATCAAGTACCAGTTCAGCCGCTTCTGGGCCGCGCACGTGATCTTCGACTACCGCGCGCTGGACTCCAACCAGAACCTGTTCGCGATCCCGCGCGGCAAGAAGCTGGTCACCGACCTGCTGGTGAGCTATTCGCCCAACCCGGGTACCGCGTTCTACCTGGGCTACACCGACCAGCAGGAGAACCTGCGCATCAACGAGAACCCGAACATCGTCGTGCCCACGCGCGGGCTGGACATGCATACGGGCAAGCAGCTTTTCATGAAGTTCAGCTATCTGTTCAACTTCTGA
- a CDS encoding acyltransferase family protein produces the protein MVDIHTVWPYFAILLACLGLAALPAFRGADAGGGSGRRTDTLDGLRGFLALGVFAVHAVVHYDYLLSGVWKPSSARFYNVAAVISVALFFMLTGFLFWNKLLKAGGRPDWKALYIGRVFRLGPMYVAVVATMIAIVAYRTGFQWRQPPLQVIGQALAWLALGILPPPPAINGYADTGTILAGVTWTLLFEWLFYFSLPLWALFVRRGRHLAFSAGVVAACLLVILAGTWNGGFVPGVKPRPALLLAVLAELIATLATGMLVASLLHERIGERVRLHEARWGALALLAIALAFAAMLGARDVGMLQLLAFCPLLGTFLFVLCSGNDLFGALSWPASRRLSAMSYSIYLAQGLALVAVFAIPGVKAYALSGTLPFWIVNIGCALALCAGSLLSYRWIEEPGIRAGKRLTERLRARRAAVAPLAVAADS, from the coding sequence ATGGTCGATATCCACACGGTATGGCCGTATTTCGCGATCCTGCTGGCCTGCCTGGGGCTGGCCGCGCTGCCCGCGTTCCGCGGCGCCGACGCCGGCGGCGGCAGCGGCCGGCGCACCGACACCCTCGACGGCTTGCGCGGCTTCCTGGCACTGGGCGTGTTCGCGGTGCACGCGGTCGTGCACTACGACTATCTGCTCAGCGGCGTGTGGAAGCCATCGTCCGCGCGCTTCTACAACGTCGCCGCGGTGATCTCGGTGGCGCTGTTCTTCATGCTCACCGGCTTCCTGTTCTGGAACAAGCTGCTCAAGGCCGGCGGCCGGCCCGACTGGAAGGCGCTCTACATCGGCCGCGTGTTCCGGCTGGGGCCCATGTACGTGGCGGTGGTGGCGACGATGATCGCCATCGTCGCCTACCGCACCGGCTTCCAATGGCGGCAGCCGCCGCTGCAGGTGATCGGCCAGGCGCTGGCGTGGCTGGCGCTGGGCATCCTGCCGCCGCCGCCGGCGATCAACGGCTACGCCGACACCGGCACCATCCTCGCTGGCGTCACCTGGACCTTGCTGTTCGAGTGGCTGTTCTATTTCTCGCTGCCGCTGTGGGCGTTGTTCGTGCGGCGCGGACGGCACCTGGCGTTCAGCGCCGGCGTGGTCGCGGCCTGTCTGCTGGTCATCCTCGCCGGCACCTGGAACGGCGGCTTCGTGCCCGGGGTCAAGCCGCGGCCGGCGCTGTTGCTGGCGGTGCTGGCCGAGCTGATCGCGACGCTCGCCACCGGCATGCTGGTCGCCTCGCTGCTGCACGAACGCATCGGCGAACGCGTGCGCCTGCACGAGGCGCGCTGGGGCGCGCTGGCGCTGCTGGCGATCGCGCTGGCGTTCGCGGCGATGCTGGGCGCGCGCGATGTCGGCATGCTGCAGTTGCTGGCGTTCTGCCCGCTGCTGGGCACGTTCCTGTTCGTGCTGTGCTCGGGCAACGACCTGTTCGGCGCGCTGTCGTGGCCGGCTTCGCGCCGGCTCAGCGCGATGAGCTACAGCATCTACCTGGCGCAGGGGCTGGCGCTGGTGGCGGTGTTCGCGATTCCCGGGGTGAAGGCCTACGCGCTCAGCGGCACGCTGCCGTTCTGGATCGTCAACATCGGCTGCGCGCTGGCGCTGTGCGCGGGCTCGCTGCTGAGCTACCGCTGGATCGAAGAGCCCGGCATCCGCGCCGGCAAGCGCCTGACCGAGCGGCTGCGCGCGCGCCGCGCCGCCGTGGCGCCACTGGCGGTGGCCGCGGATTCGTAA
- the fabV gene encoding enoyl-ACP reductase FabV, producing MIIHPKVRGFICITTHPVGCELNVRDQIAVARAHGVRKDGPKKVLVIGASSGYGLAARIGAAFGFGADTLGVFFEKPGSEKKPGTAGWYNAAAFDKFAKAEGLYARSINGDAFSDEVRAKAIELIKNEMGGQVDLVIYSLASPVRKLPSTGEVKRSALKPIGAAYTSSAIDTNKDQIVQATIEPATEQEIEDTVTVMGGQDWELWIDALERADALAPGARTVAFSYIGTEITWPIYWHGALGRAKADLDATALRLDARLRAHGGGTANVAVLKSVVTQASSAIPVLPLYISLVFKVMKEKGLHEGPIEQLDRMYRERMYRQDGQPAQTDEQGRLRLDDWELREDVQAQCSALWPQVTSENLFALSDYAGYKHEFLKLFGFDRDDVDYDADVDPDVKFDCIEM from the coding sequence TTGATCATCCATCCCAAGGTCCGCGGTTTCATCTGCATCACCACCCACCCCGTGGGCTGCGAGCTCAACGTGCGCGACCAGATCGCCGTCGCCCGCGCGCACGGCGTGCGCAAGGACGGCCCGAAGAAGGTGTTGGTGATCGGCGCGTCCAGCGGCTACGGGCTAGCCGCGCGCATCGGCGCCGCGTTCGGCTTCGGCGCCGATACGCTGGGCGTGTTCTTCGAGAAGCCCGGCAGCGAGAAGAAGCCCGGCACCGCCGGCTGGTACAACGCCGCCGCGTTCGACAAGTTCGCCAAGGCCGAGGGACTGTACGCGCGCTCGATCAACGGCGACGCGTTCTCCGACGAGGTCCGCGCTAAGGCGATCGAGCTGATCAAGAACGAGATGGGCGGGCAGGTCGACCTGGTGATCTATTCGCTGGCGTCGCCGGTGCGCAAGCTGCCGTCGACCGGCGAGGTCAAGCGCTCGGCGCTCAAGCCGATCGGCGCGGCGTACACCTCCTCGGCGATCGACACCAACAAGGACCAGATCGTGCAGGCCACGATCGAGCCGGCCACCGAGCAGGAGATCGAGGACACGGTCACGGTGATGGGCGGCCAGGACTGGGAGCTGTGGATCGACGCGCTCGAGCGCGCCGACGCGTTGGCTCCGGGCGCGCGCACCGTCGCCTTCAGTTACATCGGCACCGAAATCACCTGGCCGATCTACTGGCACGGCGCGCTGGGCCGGGCCAAGGCCGACCTCGACGCGACCGCGCTGCGCCTGGACGCGCGCCTGCGCGCGCACGGCGGCGGCACGGCCAACGTGGCGGTGCTCAAGTCGGTGGTGACCCAGGCCAGCTCGGCGATCCCGGTGCTGCCGCTGTACATCTCGCTGGTGTTCAAGGTGATGAAGGAAAAGGGCCTGCACGAAGGCCCGATCGAACAGCTCGACCGCATGTACCGCGAGCGCATGTACCGCCAGGACGGCCAGCCCGCGCAGACCGACGAGCAAGGCCGCCTGCGCCTGGACGACTGGGAACTGCGCGAGGACGTGCAGGCGCAATGCAGCGCGCTGTGGCCGCAGGTGACCAGCGAAAACCTATTCGCGCTCAGCGACTATGCCGGCTACAAGCACGAGTTCCTGAAGCTGTTCGGCTTCGACCGCGACGACGTCGACTACGACGCCGACGTCGACCCGGACGTGAAGTTCGATTGCATCGAAATGTGA